A DNA window from Sphaeramia orbicularis chromosome 22, fSphaOr1.1, whole genome shotgun sequence contains the following coding sequences:
- the LOC115414360 gene encoding leucine-rich repeat-containing protein 57-like isoform X1 — MGNSALKSHLETSQKTGVFQLMGKGLQEFPEELQRLTSNLRTVDLSNNRIEVLPVSIGNFLQLKSLTLNGNKLTSVPADIGKLKKLETLSLNGNRIQVLPPTLNQLKALRTLSLAGNQIQEFPPGLGALRHLDLLDLSRNHIQSVPAEVAELQAIEINLNQNQISSLSVGVSRCPRLKVLRLEENCLELASVPVSILADSQVSLFSVEGNLFEVKKLRDLEGYDKVRMLPLGPVGRGPQGPRCSEV, encoded by the exons ATGGGGAACAGTGCCCTGAAGTCCCACCTGGAGACGTCCCAGAAGACCGGGGTGTTCCAGCTGATGGGGAAAGGCCTTCAGGAG tTTCCAGAGGAGCTCCAGAGGCTGACATCCAACCTTCGAACCGTCGATCTGTCCAATAACAGGATCGAAGTACTTCCTGTTTCCATTGGGAACTTCCTGCAGCTGAAGAGTCTGACGCTCAACGGCAACAAACTGA CGTCTGTCCCTGCCGACATCGGGAAACTGAAGAAACTGGAGACTCTGAGTCTGAATGGGAACCGGATCCAGGTCCTGCCCCCAACCCTGAACCAGCTCAAGGCCCTGCGGACCCTCAGCCTGGCTGGGAACCAGATCCAGGAGTTCCCCCCTGGACTGGGAGCCCTGAGACACCTGGACCTGCTGGACCTGTCCCGGAACCACATCCAGAGCGTCCCCGCCGAGGTGGCCGAGCTGCAGGCCATCGAGATCAACCTCAACCAGAACCAG ATCTCCTCGCTGTCCGTGGGTGTGTCCCGCTGTCCCCGTCTGAAGGTCCTGCGTCTGGAGGAGAACTGCCTGGAGCTGGCGTCCGTCCCTGTGTCCATCCTCGCCGACTCCCAGGTGTCTCTGTTCTCCGTGGAGGGAAACCTGTTCGAGGTCAAGAAGCTCCGTGACCTGGAAGGATACGACAAGGTGAGGATGCTGCCTTTGGGGC CCGTGGGACGAGGCCCTCAGGGTCCCCGCTGTTCCGAGGTCTAA
- the LOC115414360 gene encoding leucine-rich repeat-containing protein 57-like isoform X2, with protein sequence MGNSALKSHLETSQKTGVFQLMGKGLQEFPEELQRLTSNLRTVDLSNNRIEVLPVSIGNFLQLKSLTLNGNKLTSVPADIGKLKKLETLSLNGNRIQVLPPTLNQLKALRTLSLAGNQIQEFPPGLGALRHLDLLDLSRNHIQSVPAEVAELQAIEINLNQNQISSLSVGVSRCPRLKVLRLEENCLELASVPVSILADSQVSLFSVEGNLFEVKKLRDLEGYDKYMERFTATKRSSPEDATMICS encoded by the exons ATGGGGAACAGTGCCCTGAAGTCCCACCTGGAGACGTCCCAGAAGACCGGGGTGTTCCAGCTGATGGGGAAAGGCCTTCAGGAG tTTCCAGAGGAGCTCCAGAGGCTGACATCCAACCTTCGAACCGTCGATCTGTCCAATAACAGGATCGAAGTACTTCCTGTTTCCATTGGGAACTTCCTGCAGCTGAAGAGTCTGACGCTCAACGGCAACAAACTGA CGTCTGTCCCTGCCGACATCGGGAAACTGAAGAAACTGGAGACTCTGAGTCTGAATGGGAACCGGATCCAGGTCCTGCCCCCAACCCTGAACCAGCTCAAGGCCCTGCGGACCCTCAGCCTGGCTGGGAACCAGATCCAGGAGTTCCCCCCTGGACTGGGAGCCCTGAGACACCTGGACCTGCTGGACCTGTCCCGGAACCACATCCAGAGCGTCCCCGCCGAGGTGGCCGAGCTGCAGGCCATCGAGATCAACCTCAACCAGAACCAG ATCTCCTCGCTGTCCGTGGGTGTGTCCCGCTGTCCCCGTCTGAAGGTCCTGCGTCTGGAGGAGAACTGCCTGGAGCTGGCGTCCGTCCCTGTGTCCATCCTCGCCGACTCCCAGGTGTCTCTGTTCTCCGTGGAGGGAAACCTGTTCGAGGTCAAGAAGCTCCGTGACCTGGAAGGATACGACAAG